The Chryseobacterium aureum genome contains a region encoding:
- a CDS encoding ABC transporter ATP-binding protein has protein sequence MAENMIEIKNLYKKYKNSDEFSVNDISLSISKNEIYGILGPNGAGKTTLISMLSGLIKPTSGQFTIDGLSPQKEGFKIRQIIGIVPQEYALYPTLTAKENLMFFGSLYGLKHNQLKKTIDESLEIMGLSKFANKQVGQFSGGMKRRCNLIAGTLHNPKVLFLDEPTVGVDVQSKKAIIDYLLDLNKQGTCIIYTSHHLSEAEEFCTKIAIIDHGKIHAVGTPEELVNRVASAENLEDVFISLTGKELRDVVV, from the coding sequence ATGGCAGAAAATATGATTGAGATCAAAAACTTATACAAGAAATATAAAAATTCTGATGAGTTTTCTGTAAATGATATTTCGTTAAGCATCAGCAAAAATGAAATCTATGGAATCCTAGGACCAAACGGTGCTGGAAAAACAACACTGATTTCAATGCTTTCAGGATTGATCAAACCTACTTCGGGACAGTTTACCATTGATGGCCTATCTCCGCAGAAAGAAGGTTTTAAGATCAGGCAGATTATCGGTATTGTTCCGCAGGAATATGCTTTATATCCTACCCTGACAGCGAAAGAAAATCTCATGTTTTTTGGAAGCCTTTACGGTTTAAAGCATAATCAGCTCAAAAAAACAATTGATGAATCCCTGGAAATTATGGGGCTATCAAAATTTGCCAACAAGCAGGTAGGCCAATTTTCAGGAGGAATGAAACGACGCTGTAACCTCATCGCCGGAACACTTCACAATCCTAAAGTTTTATTCCTGGACGAGCCTACTGTAGGAGTAGATGTTCAGTCTAAAAAAGCAATCATTGATTATCTTTTAGATTTAAATAAACAGGGAACCTGTATCATTTATACTTCCCACCACCTTTCTGAAGCGGAAGAATTCTGTACCAAAATTGCGATCATTGACCATGGAAAAATTCATGCCGTGGGAACCCCAGAAGAACTGGTAAACAGAGTGGCAAGTGCCGAAAACCTTGAAGATGTTTTCATTTCATTAACCGGAAAAGAACTAAGAGATGTTGTTGTATAA
- a CDS encoding ABC transporter permease → MLLYKLWRSFIKEILLLKRDIGGIVIIFVMPLLLIVTITLIQDSTFKNLEGSKIPIIFIDQDQSEVAKNIKAELENSKTFQLLTNFNEKSAQDAVFSGEYQMAIVIPENLTKDLNSNIDSKVQTIVSSFGLEGDSAKVKTAVPKAKEIHLYFDPATNAGFKNSVMNSVNKMVFEIENKKIYKAFQDQLGTTENIEENKNLISFKEITPKKGAMDVMPNSVQHNVPAWTLFAIFFIVVPLSINLVKEKSQGTSVRARISPTPYFVHILGKTFTYLIICIIQFLLMVAVGIYLFPYMDLPAFDVSGKMFQLVIVTLFAGLAAIGFGVLLGTIADTQEQSAPFGATSVVVLAAVGGIWVPVFLMPEFMQTIAKFSPMNWGLNAYYDIILRNSGIGGIAKELVFLFLFYIATVAISIFYEKKQNAV, encoded by the coding sequence ATGTTGTTGTATAAACTGTGGAGAAGCTTTATTAAGGAAATTCTTCTGCTGAAAAGAGATATTGGAGGAATTGTCATCATCTTTGTGATGCCTTTGCTTTTGATTGTAACCATTACCCTTATTCAGGATTCTACGTTTAAAAACCTTGAAGGATCAAAGATTCCGATTATTTTTATTGATCAGGATCAGTCTGAAGTAGCAAAAAATATAAAAGCTGAACTGGAGAACAGCAAAACATTCCAGCTGCTCACCAATTTTAATGAAAAATCGGCTCAGGATGCTGTTTTTTCAGGAGAATATCAAATGGCGATTGTCATTCCGGAAAATTTAACGAAAGATTTAAATTCCAATATTGATTCTAAAGTTCAGACTATTGTAAGCTCATTCGGGCTGGAAGGAGATTCTGCAAAAGTAAAGACAGCGGTTCCAAAGGCCAAAGAAATTCATTTATACTTTGACCCTGCTACCAATGCCGGATTTAAGAATTCTGTGATGAACTCTGTCAACAAAATGGTTTTTGAGATTGAGAATAAAAAGATCTATAAAGCATTCCAGGATCAGCTGGGAACCACAGAGAATATTGAGGAAAATAAAAACCTGATCAGCTTTAAAGAAATCACACCCAAAAAAGGAGCCATGGATGTGATGCCGAATTCCGTTCAGCATAACGTCCCGGCATGGACTCTTTTTGCAATCTTCTTTATTGTAGTTCCTTTATCCATTAACCTGGTAAAAGAAAAAAGCCAGGGAACGAGTGTAAGAGCGAGAATAAGCCCTACCCCGTATTTTGTCCATATTTTAGGAAAAACATTTACGTATCTGATCATCTGTATCATTCAGTTTTTACTGATGGTTGCCGTAGGAATTTATCTTTTCCCCTATATGGATCTTCCCGCATTTGATGTGTCCGGAAAAATGTTCCAGCTTGTGATTGTCACTCTTTTTGCAGGATTAGCGGCCATTGGATTTGGAGTTTTATTGGGAACTATTGCCGATACCCAGGAACAGTCTGCTCCATTTGGGGCCACTTCTGTAGTGGTTTTAGCTGCTGTGGGCGGAATTTGGGTGCCTGTATTTCTCATGCCGGAATTCATGCAGACCATAGCGAAATTCTCGCCAATGAACTGGGGGTTGAATGCTTATTATGATATTATTTTAAGAAATAGCGGAATTGGCGGAATTGCCAAAGAACTGGTTTTCCTTTTCTTATTCTACATAGCCACCGTAGCCATTTCTATTTTTTACGAAAAAAAACAAAATGCAGTCTAA
- a CDS encoding acyl-CoA thioesterase yields MQSKENILTCTEEVRVRFNETDPLGIVWHGHYIVYFEDGREAFGRLHGLTYLDIQNAGFVTPIVKSTCEHFLPLKYGETFRIVTTFINSVSAKLIYRYELFNQEDQLVCSGETIQVFLDSNGSLCLYNPDFFQNWKDKMGLS; encoded by the coding sequence ATGCAGTCTAAAGAAAATATATTAACCTGTACTGAAGAAGTAAGAGTACGATTCAATGAAACAGATCCGCTGGGAATTGTCTGGCATGGGCATTATATCGTGTATTTTGAGGACGGAAGAGAAGCTTTCGGACGTCTGCATGGTCTTACCTATCTCGATATTCAGAATGCAGGATTTGTAACGCCCATTGTAAAAAGTACGTGTGAGCATTTTCTTCCTTTAAAATATGGAGAAACATTCAGAATTGTGACCACTTTTATCAATTCTGTTTCCGCAAAACTAATTTACCGGTACGAGCTTTTTAATCAGGAAGACCAATTGGTATGCAGTGGAGAAACCATTCAGGTATTTCTTGACAGCAATGGGAGTTTGTGCCTGTACAATCCGGATTTTTTTCAAAACTGGAAAGATAAAATGGGATTATCATGA
- a CDS encoding beta-ketoacyl synthase N-terminal-like domain-containing protein, whose protein sequence is MRKEIYITDYSCVTPLGFNVDSNWKALSEGQSGVALHKIIDNQDAFYASMIDSDKLNEEFNRIFSRNNNNDFTRLEKMLLISLQPLVEKHAISEDTAFILSTTKGNISLLKNQSELPEGVYLSKLAEKTADFFGFKTKPIIISNACVSGVMAISVAKNMIQAGKYKDAIVIAGDELSEFVISGFNSFQAIGSGPCQPYDKNRDGINIGEGAAAAYITSEPSENEKLRFKVLGDSSVNDANHISGPSRTGDGLYASIRNAMNEANVSPEQIDFISAHGTATLYNDEMEAIAFNRIDLQNIPLNSMKGYYGHCLGASGLLESIISMESALHGTLLSSKNFEEMGVTQPLNIIRENQPSEIKYILKTASGFGGCNAAVVLEKC, encoded by the coding sequence ATGAGGAAGGAAATCTATATCACAGACTACAGTTGTGTCACTCCGTTGGGTTTCAATGTTGATTCCAACTGGAAAGCCCTTTCAGAAGGACAATCCGGAGTTGCTTTACATAAAATCATAGACAATCAGGATGCTTTTTATGCGTCCATGATTGATTCTGACAAACTGAATGAAGAATTCAACAGAATCTTCTCCCGAAATAACAATAATGATTTCACAAGACTGGAGAAAATGCTTCTTATAAGCTTACAGCCTCTTGTTGAGAAGCATGCCATATCAGAAGACACAGCTTTCATCCTTTCCACCACCAAAGGAAATATCAGCCTGTTAAAAAACCAGTCTGAATTGCCTGAAGGGGTTTATTTGTCTAAATTAGCAGAAAAAACTGCAGATTTCTTTGGATTCAAAACAAAACCAATCATCATTTCCAATGCCTGTGTTTCAGGGGTGATGGCTATTTCTGTCGCTAAAAACATGATTCAGGCAGGAAAATATAAAGACGCTATCGTTATCGCAGGTGATGAGCTTTCTGAATTTGTGATTTCAGGATTCAACTCATTTCAGGCCATCGGCTCCGGACCCTGCCAACCTTATGATAAAAACAGGGACGGAATCAATATCGGTGAGGGTGCAGCTGCAGCTTATATCACTTCAGAACCTTCTGAAAACGAAAAATTACGATTTAAAGTACTGGGAGATTCTTCTGTAAACGATGCCAATCATATTTCCGGACCTTCAAGAACGGGAGACGGCCTATATGCCAGCATCAGAAATGCAATGAATGAAGCGAATGTTTCTCCGGAACAGATTGATTTTATTTCTGCCCACGGAACCGCAACTTTATACAACGACGAAATGGAAGCCATTGCCTTCAACAGAATAGATCTCCAGAATATTCCTCTTAACAGTATGAAAGGATATTATGGCCACTGCCTGGGTGCATCCGGACTTCTCGAAAGTATTATTTCTATGGAAAGCGCTCTTCACGGCACTTTACTTTCATCAAAGAATTTTGAAGAAATGGGAGTAACCCAGCCTTTAAATATTATCAGAGAAAACCAACCTTCGGAAATTAAATATATTCTGAAGACTGCATCTGGTTTTGGAGGGTGTAATGCGGCTGTTGTGCTGGAAAAATGTTAA
- a CDS encoding helix-turn-helix domain-containing protein, which translates to MSLGTKLKQLRQNKNWSQADAAYRLDISQPAYNKWETDQAKPNIDKLGKIAEVFEIEVQELFNNDATVIISNNTFETSNIVYPKDSTINMQSPELIESILKNQEQISKLIESQNKLIESLLKK; encoded by the coding sequence ATGAGCTTAGGAACCAAACTAAAGCAGCTAAGACAAAATAAAAACTGGTCACAGGCTGATGCTGCTTACCGATTAGATATTTCCCAACCGGCCTATAACAAATGGGAAACAGATCAGGCAAAACCCAATATAGATAAACTGGGAAAAATTGCAGAGGTTTTTGAAATTGAAGTACAGGAGCTATTCAATAATGATGCAACTGTAATTATTTCTAATAATACATTTGAAACATCAAATATTGTATACCCGAAGGATTCAACTATTAATATGCAATCTCCTGAACTTATTGAAAGTATTCTAAAAAATCAGGAGCAGATCTCAAAACTCATTGAATCTCAGAATAAATTAATAGAAAGCCTGCTGAAGAAGTAA
- a CDS encoding 3-oxoacyl-ACP synthase, which translates to MKKTNTCTIEHSKINVDGHLIFESQSETFQEFAKEAYKSLDLGYPKFHKMDNLSKLAFLSTETILKDEDHSRTAIVFANRSSSLDTDFKYQESINDPDNFYPSPAVFVYTLPNICVGEISIKHKMQTENAFFVLDEFDEKFLHDYSEQILLSGKADKVLCGWVELYQENYKAFVYLLTL; encoded by the coding sequence ATGAAGAAAACAAACACCTGTACCATAGAACATTCAAAAATAAACGTTGACGGACATCTTATTTTTGAAAGCCAGAGCGAAACTTTTCAGGAATTTGCTAAAGAAGCTTATAAAAGTTTAGACCTCGGCTATCCAAAATTTCACAAAATGGATAACCTGAGTAAGCTGGCTTTTCTTTCCACAGAAACTATTTTGAAAGACGAAGATCACAGCAGAACAGCCATTGTTTTTGCCAACAGATCATCCAGCCTGGATACAGACTTCAAATACCAGGAAAGCATTAACGATCCGGATAACTTCTATCCGAGTCCGGCAGTTTTTGTCTATACTTTACCCAATATCTGCGTAGGAGAAATCAGCATTAAGCACAAAATGCAGACAGAAAATGCTTTTTTTGTACTGGATGAGTTTGATGAAAAATTTTTGCATGATTATTCCGAACAGATCCTGCTGTCCGGCAAGGCTGACAAAGTATTGTGCGGCTGGGTAGAATTGTATCAGGAAAATTACAAAGCTTTTGTATATTTGCTCACATTATAA
- a CDS encoding phosphopantetheine-binding protein yields MENLKTELKHKIIEVLNLEDVSVEEIKDTDPLFGGGLGLDSIDALELIVLLDKDYGIKLADPKKGKEIFQSIDTMAQFIEDNRTK; encoded by the coding sequence ATGGAAAACTTAAAAACAGAATTGAAGCACAAAATTATTGAAGTCCTTAACCTTGAAGATGTATCTGTAGAGGAGATCAAAGATACTGATCCCTTATTCGGAGGAGGTTTAGGATTAGATTCTATTGATGCTCTGGAATTGATCGTTCTTCTTGATAAAGATTACGGAATCAAATTAGCTGACCCTAAAAAAGGAAAAGAGATTTTCCAATCTATCGATACGATGGCTCAATTCATCGAGGACAACAGAACAAAATAA